The following proteins come from a genomic window of Candidatus Zixiibacteriota bacterium:
- a CDS encoding glycosyltransferase family 4 protein, whose protein sequence is MKILIFNSLYTPFEVGGAERSVQLLAEELVNRRHSVTVACTGPTDDRAVVNGVDVRYLRTPNLYWMRTSSSRPSLIKPLWHAIDMDNRWAEPAFRKLIAETSPDLIHTNNLAGLSVAVWRAAERAGVPIVHTIRDHYLLCVRSTMFADGRRCNRQCVTCRIASNGKKRQAPRVRAAVGISDYILDIHLGHGFFTNALLTRTIFNPVPSARASGPAFAKDPSRVHLGFVGSLAPHKGIELLLSSLRRLNSAKVDAHIFGRAHTETYGAYLTRTYGSDRVTFHGQQPPEKIYQTLDALVVPSLWNEPFGRIVAEANACGVPVVSSNRGGLPELVRDGENGFVFDADRPDSLTETLAGLLADDSWRHTLPEQARRLSRRFSPARIAEQYEQLYGEAVR, encoded by the coding sequence ATGAAGATTCTGATCTTTAATTCACTCTATACGCCATTTGAGGTCGGCGGAGCGGAGCGCTCCGTTCAACTGCTGGCCGAGGAACTGGTAAACCGCCGGCACTCGGTGACGGTCGCGTGCACCGGTCCGACCGACGACCGCGCTGTCGTCAACGGTGTCGACGTTCGTTATCTTCGGACTCCCAATCTCTATTGGATGCGAACGTCGTCGTCCCGCCCCTCGCTCATCAAGCCTCTCTGGCACGCCATCGACATGGACAACCGGTGGGCCGAGCCCGCCTTCAGGAAGCTGATTGCCGAGACCAGTCCCGATCTGATCCACACGAACAACCTTGCCGGGTTATCGGTGGCGGTATGGCGGGCGGCAGAACGAGCGGGGGTACCGATTGTCCACACCATTCGCGACCACTACCTGCTGTGTGTCAGGAGCACGATGTTTGCCGACGGTCGTCGATGCAACCGCCAGTGTGTGACCTGCCGGATCGCATCAAATGGGAAAAAGCGTCAGGCGCCGCGCGTGCGGGCTGCGGTCGGCATCAGTGACTATATTCTCGACATCCATCTCGGTCATGGTTTTTTCACAAATGCGCTGTTAACCCGTACGATCTTCAATCCCGTACCATCGGCAAGGGCGTCCGGCCCGGCGTTTGCGAAGGATCCCTCACGGGTGCACCTCGGATTCGTGGGAAGCCTCGCACCGCACAAAGGGATCGAGCTGCTGCTGTCCAGCCTTCGAAGACTGAATTCAGCGAAGGTTGACGCCCACATATTCGGCCGTGCACACACCGAGACTTACGGCGCATATCTTACGCGAACGTACGGATCAGACCGCGTGACCTTTCACGGCCAGCAGCCGCCCGAGAAAATATATCAGACTCTCGATGCGCTGGTCGTCCCGTCGCTGTGGAACGAACCGTTTGGGCGTATTGTCGCCGAAGCGAATGCGTGCGGGGTGCCGGTTGTGTCGTCGAACCGGGGCGGCCTGCCGGAGCTGGTGCGCGACGGCGAAAACGGCTTTGTTTTTGATGCGGATCGCCCGGATTCCCTTACCGAAACACTGGCCGGCCTCCTCGCGGACGACTCGTGGCGGCACACACTTCCCGAACAGGCGAGGCGGTTGTCCCGGCGATTCTCACCCGCACGCATCGCCGAGCAGTACGAACAGCTCTACGGGGAGGCCGTGCGATGA
- a CDS encoding Wzz/FepE/Etk N-terminal domain-containing protein — MDGKLHVRRSLGESSETIGEPTDNIDLLLLLQDVIRRRRTIVVFVCSIVALAALWLFTTPNRYTSYATILPSGQTEGLASLRSLVGLGGGIMPTGDNSSFLFPNILSSQLVRDAVLDRSYEVPECDSDPSLTLATYFGETNPDRLREKLAGITEVSTDSRTGQIRVSVETIYPTLSQQIVTAYVDNLERYNREKRASAARENATYLAGQLSSTQALLQAAEDSLRDFRNVNRDWAVTSNPDIMYELSRLQRSVNAHLAAYQILQENYQMAQFEAMKDVPIVRVLDEPSLPTEKSGPRRLLSLVAIALLSTVLSTIGVVAFAGASRKTDHHVVYRELRDTVAEAFPRSVRTVNRVRKLVDSGFRVLS; from the coding sequence ATGGACGGCAAACTGCACGTGAGAAGATCATTGGGCGAATCATCCGAAACGATTGGCGAGCCAACCGATAATATCGACCTTCTGCTGCTCCTGCAGGACGTCATTCGGCGTCGGCGCACGATCGTCGTTTTCGTATGTTCTATCGTCGCGCTGGCAGCCCTCTGGCTTTTCACTACTCCGAATCGATACACGTCATACGCCACGATCCTCCCCTCGGGTCAGACCGAAGGACTGGCTTCGCTGCGGTCGTTGGTTGGGCTGGGCGGCGGCATCATGCCGACCGGTGATAATTCTTCCTTTTTGTTTCCCAACATCCTCAGTTCCCAGCTTGTGCGCGACGCCGTGCTGGATCGATCGTACGAGGTGCCGGAGTGCGACAGCGATCCCTCACTCACACTGGCAACCTATTTCGGCGAGACGAACCCTGACCGTCTGCGCGAGAAACTGGCGGGAATCACGGAAGTATCGACAGATTCCCGGACCGGCCAAATCAGGGTCTCGGTAGAAACGATATACCCCACGCTTTCTCAGCAGATAGTCACGGCCTATGTCGACAATCTCGAACGGTACAATCGCGAGAAACGGGCGTCGGCGGCGCGTGAGAATGCCACGTATCTGGCCGGGCAGCTCTCGAGTACGCAGGCACTGCTGCAGGCCGCCGAGGATTCCCTGCGCGACTTCCGGAACGTCAATCGTGACTGGGCGGTGACCAGCAATCCCGACATCATGTACGAATTGTCCCGGCTGCAGCGTTCGGTCAACGCGCATCTGGCTGCCTATCAGATCCTGCAGGAAAACTACCAGATGGCGCAGTTTGAAGCGATGAAGGATGTGCCGATTGTGCGCGTTCTCGATGAACCGTCGCTCCCCACCGAGAAATCCGGCCCGCGTCGACTGTTGAGCCTGGTCGCAATCGCGCTGCTCTCGACGGTGCTCTCCACGATCGGCGTGGTCGCCTTCGCGGGGGCATCGCGAAAAACCGACCACCACGTGGTGTATCGTGAACTTCGCGATACGGTCGCGGAGGCCTTCCCGCGCTCAGTGCGGACCGTCAACCGGGTTCGCAAACTCGTCGATTCGGGATTCAGGGTGTTGTCATGA